Proteins encoded together in one Bacteroides ovatus window:
- a CDS encoding glycoside hydrolase family 43 protein: MNRHCGIIKFILLGVVCISLLPVSVHAQKYTEFIPGEVWKDTDGNPINAHGGGLLYHNGTYYWYGEYKKGKTILPDWATWECYRTDVTGVGCYSSKDLLNWKFEGIVLPAVKDDPNHDLHPSKVLERPKVVYNKKTGKFVMWAHVESADYSKACAGVAVSDSPVGPFVYQGSFRPNNAMSRDQTVFVDDDGRAYQFYSSENNETMYISLLTDDYLKPSGRFTRNFVKESREAPAVFKYNGKYYMLSSGCTGWDPNIAEIAVADSIMGTWKTIGNPCTGPDADKTFYAQSTYVQPVVGKKDAYIAMFDRWKKKDLEDSRYVWLPVLVKDGKITIPWHEKWNLSIFDK; the protein is encoded by the coding sequence ATGAATAGACATTGTGGAATAATTAAGTTTATATTATTAGGGGTGGTTTGTATATCATTACTGCCTGTATCAGTGCATGCACAGAAGTATACGGAGTTTATCCCCGGTGAAGTTTGGAAAGATACGGATGGGAATCCGATCAATGCCCATGGTGGTGGACTTCTATATCATAACGGCACTTACTATTGGTATGGTGAATACAAGAAAGGGAAAACCATTTTGCCTGACTGGGCTACGTGGGAGTGTTATCGTACGGATGTGACCGGAGTAGGTTGTTACTCTTCTAAAGACTTGCTGAATTGGAAATTTGAGGGTATTGTACTTCCGGCAGTTAAAGACGATCCGAATCATGACCTGCATCCCTCCAAAGTATTGGAACGTCCGAAAGTGGTTTATAATAAGAAAACGGGCAAATTTGTAATGTGGGCCCATGTGGAAAGTGCTGATTACAGTAAGGCTTGTGCCGGAGTGGCAGTTTCCGATTCTCCTGTCGGTCCGTTCGTTTATCAGGGAAGTTTTCGTCCGAACAATGCGATGAGCCGCGATCAGACTGTTTTTGTGGATGATGACGGACGTGCTTATCAGTTTTATTCTTCAGAAAATAATGAAACGATGTATATCAGCCTTCTGACTGATGATTATCTGAAACCGAGCGGACGTTTTACACGCAATTTCGTAAAAGAATCGAGAGAGGCTCCGGCAGTATTTAAATATAATGGTAAATATTATATGTTAAGCTCCGGTTGTACTGGCTGGGATCCTAATATAGCCGAGATCGCAGTAGCCGATTCTATTATGGGAACATGGAAGACAATCGGAAACCCTTGTACGGGACCGGATGCGGATAAAACGTTTTATGCCCAGAGTACTTATGTCCAGCCTGTTGTCGGAAAGAAGGATGCATATATTGCCATGTTCGACCGTTGGAAGAAGAAGGATTTGGAAGATTCCCGTTATGTATGGCTGCCTGTGTTGGTAAAAGATGGGAAAATAACTATCCCTTGGCATGAAAAATGGAACCTTTCTATCTTTGACAAATAA
- a CDS encoding DUF2264 domain-containing protein, translating to MKARFALFLLFAILSLKLSVVFAQENIFTVWQPDYQKSPYTGMTRQHWIQAGEYLLKGAFNYIHTLDDQMYFPKQLDKTYPRNTGEIPVAKLEGLARTLFVAAPLLKDNPELEMNGIKVADYYRYQLINISNPESRSYIPHRTGGPSQTLLELGSLAISMKAAQEVLWNPLTKKQKDSLAATMLSYGEGPTIGSNWMFFNVFILSFLKDQGYAVNESYLESNLQKLLARYRGEGWYNDAPAYDYYSAWAYQTYGPIWAEMFGKKQYPQYARQFMENQHDMVDNYPFLFSRDGRMNMWGRSICYRFAVTAPLSLYEYDKSGNVNYGWMRRIASSTLLQFLERPEFLEDGVPTMGFYGPFAPAVQIYSCRGSVYWCGKAFLSLLLPENSNYWSATENNGPWEKELKKGEVYNKFQQGTNLLITNYPNCGGSEMRSWCHETVAKDWQKFRSTENYNKLAYHTEFPWMADGKNGEISMNYGTRNKKGEWEVLRLYTFKSFENGIYRRDAVLETDSTVKYQLADIPLPDGILRIDKVTVSEPAEICLGHYSLPRLDSDIKETCCKVGKQNIPVLSNGKYELAMIPLTGWEKTYTVYPEGVHPVSEKCALNMVSDQLSGEKIYVTLQLWKKNEKRGFTSKELTPVKSVHVSEDKKQVTVCLSNGEIKTISFE from the coding sequence ATGAAAGCAAGATTTGCATTATTTTTATTGTTTGCTATTTTATCATTAAAACTCTCTGTGGTCTTTGCGCAGGAAAACATATTCACCGTCTGGCAGCCGGATTATCAGAAAAGCCCTTATACGGGAATGACTCGTCAGCACTGGATACAGGCAGGCGAGTATTTATTAAAAGGTGCATTTAACTATATACATACATTAGACGATCAAATGTATTTTCCGAAACAGCTGGATAAAACATATCCGAGAAATACGGGAGAAATTCCAGTAGCAAAGCTGGAAGGTCTGGCACGGACTCTATTTGTAGCTGCTCCTCTTTTGAAAGATAATCCAGAACTGGAGATGAACGGGATAAAAGTGGCAGACTATTATCGTTATCAACTGATAAATATCTCTAACCCTGAAAGTAGGAGCTATATTCCGCATCGTACGGGAGGTCCCAGTCAGACATTGTTGGAACTGGGCTCTTTGGCAATCTCGATGAAAGCTGCACAGGAAGTGTTATGGAATCCTCTCACTAAGAAACAGAAAGATTCACTGGCTGCTACCATGTTGAGTTATGGAGAGGGACCGACTATTGGTTCCAACTGGATGTTTTTCAATGTCTTTATCTTGAGTTTTCTGAAAGATCAGGGATATGCCGTGAATGAAAGCTACCTGGAGTCGAACCTGCAAAAACTTCTCGCACGCTATCGGGGCGAAGGCTGGTACAATGACGCTCCGGCTTATGACTATTATAGTGCGTGGGCTTATCAGACTTACGGACCTATTTGGGCGGAAATGTTCGGGAAGAAACAATACCCTCAATATGCAAGGCAGTTTATGGAAAATCAGCATGACATGGTTGATAATTATCCATTTCTGTTCAGCCGTGATGGCAGGATGAATATGTGGGGACGGAGTATTTGTTATCGTTTTGCCGTTACTGCTCCTTTGTCTTTGTATGAATATGACAAAAGTGGTAATGTGAATTATGGATGGATGAGAAGGATAGCTTCTTCTACGTTGTTGCAATTTTTAGAACGTCCGGAATTTCTGGAAGATGGTGTTCCGACAATGGGTTTCTACGGACCTTTTGCTCCTGCTGTTCAGATTTATAGTTGCCGGGGTAGTGTTTATTGGTGCGGAAAAGCTTTTCTTAGTTTGTTGTTGCCGGAAAACTCTAACTATTGGTCGGCTACAGAAAATAACGGTCCTTGGGAGAAAGAACTGAAAAAAGGGGAAGTGTATAATAAGTTCCAGCAGGGAACTAATCTATTGATAACCAATTACCCGAATTGTGGCGGATCTGAAATGCGTTCATGGTGTCATGAGACTGTGGCAAAAGATTGGCAGAAATTCCGCAGTACCGAAAATTATAATAAACTGGCTTACCATACAGAGTTCCCCTGGATGGCAGATGGGAAGAATGGGGAGATTTCCATGAATTATGGAACAAGGAATAAAAAAGGGGAATGGGAAGTGTTGCGGTTGTATACGTTCAAAAGTTTCGAAAATGGAATTTATCGTCGTGACGCTGTGCTCGAAACGGATAGCACTGTGAAGTATCAGTTGGCGGATATTCCTCTACCGGATGGAATTCTGCGGATAGATAAGGTGACTGTTTCAGAACCGGCGGAGATTTGTTTGGGACATTATTCCCTGCCTCGTCTGGATTCCGATATAAAGGAAACATGTTGTAAGGTGGGTAAACAGAATATTCCGGTACTCTCTAACGGAAAATATGAATTGGCAATGATACCATTGACAGGTTGGGAGAAAACATATACGGTATATCCGGAGGGAGTGCATCCTGTAAGTGAGAAATGTGCATTAAATATGGTTTCCGATCAGTTATCCGGTGAAAAAATATATGTGACACTTCAATTATGGAAGAAGAATGAGAAAAGAGGTTTTACTTCAAAAGAGCTGACACCGGTGAAATCTGTCCATGTGTCAGAGGATAAGAAACAGGTGACGGTTTGTTTATCAAACGGTGAAATAAAAACTATTTCGTTTGAGTAA
- a CDS encoding BNR repeat-containing protein has translation MKEKIVWIFVVLYLCSFHLNAQTAENNPTGGGYQVAAEGAWCWFADPRALHYENKEGTINKTYIGYIDIHGNIKAMQYDFQKKEQEEVLIRSYFQPDDHNNPTFLVLPDERIMIFYSRHTDEPCFYYRVSRIPGDITTLGEEKRIETKNNTTYPSPFILSDDPEHIYLCWRGIGWHPTIAKLSLPDDKDEVDVVWGPYQIVQSTGVRPYAKYMSNGKDKIYLTYTTGHPDNELPNFLYFNYIDIKTLQLTDVRGTVLSTIADGTFKVNKTGDYAKQYPSTVVDNPSERDWVWQIASDRNGNPVIAMVRISDNKESHDYYYAKWNGHEWKKTFLINAGGHFHQTPNLEKCYSAGMAIDPSNVNEVYCSLPVEGKYGKVYEIVRFIMSEDGEVISKEAVTKDSQLNNVRPYMIPASEGTPLRLTWMYGNYYDWIVSLQHPQGYSTGIACDFKGFPDRKKKKMIAASGKEIRFNPEKPFVLEQTITLGADNYQGCLLQLGDLEYYLNGETMKPEIRYKGKVYTSTNVLGTSDCWKTQARGTGGKWYTPQKYGEVRLRMEYKKGVLCVYINDLLDQRIDFD, from the coding sequence ATGAAAGAGAAGATTGTTTGGATTTTTGTCGTTTTATATCTATGTAGCTTTCATTTGAATGCCCAAACTGCAGAAAATAATCCTACTGGCGGTGGGTATCAAGTTGCAGCTGAAGGAGCTTGGTGTTGGTTTGCCGATCCGAGAGCCTTGCATTATGAAAACAAGGAGGGAACTATAAATAAGACATATATCGGTTACATCGATATTCATGGTAATATAAAGGCGATGCAGTATGACTTTCAAAAGAAGGAACAGGAAGAAGTATTGATCCGTTCGTATTTTCAGCCGGACGATCATAACAATCCCACTTTTCTTGTATTGCCCGATGAAAGAATTATGATTTTCTATTCAAGACATACGGATGAACCTTGTTTTTATTACAGAGTCTCCCGAATCCCGGGGGATATTACTACTTTAGGTGAAGAAAAGAGGATTGAAACAAAAAATAATACGACTTATCCTTCTCCGTTTATTCTGTCGGATGATCCTGAACATATTTATTTATGCTGGCGTGGAATCGGTTGGCATCCGACTATTGCCAAGCTTTCGTTACCGGACGACAAAGATGAGGTGGATGTAGTATGGGGACCGTATCAAATCGTACAATCTACCGGCGTCCGTCCGTATGCGAAATACATGTCTAACGGGAAAGATAAGATTTATTTGACTTACACCACGGGACATCCGGATAATGAACTTCCCAACTTCCTTTATTTTAATTATATCGATATCAAAACATTGCAGTTGACTGATGTCAGGGGAACCGTACTTTCTACTATTGCCGACGGCACATTTAAGGTGAACAAGACAGGTGATTATGCGAAACAATACCCGTCTACGGTAGTGGATAATCCTTCTGAACGTGACTGGGTATGGCAAATAGCTTCGGACAGGAACGGAAATCCGGTGATAGCAATGGTACGTATCAGCGATAATAAAGAATCTCATGATTATTACTATGCAAAATGGAACGGACACGAGTGGAAAAAGACTTTTCTTATTAATGCCGGTGGACATTTTCATCAGACGCCGAATTTAGAAAAGTGTTATAGTGCCGGTATGGCTATCGATCCGTCGAATGTTAATGAGGTATATTGCTCATTACCGGTAGAGGGAAAATATGGTAAGGTGTATGAGATTGTAAGATTTATCATGAGTGAAGATGGAGAGGTTATTTCTAAGGAGGCAGTCACAAAAGACTCGCAACTGAATAATGTCCGTCCTTATATGATACCGGCTTCAGAGGGTACCCCATTGCGGCTGACTTGGATGTATGGCAACTATTATGATTGGATTGTCAGTTTACAACATCCACAAGGCTATTCTACAGGAATAGCCTGCGACTTCAAAGGATTCCCCGATAGAAAAAAGAAGAAGATGATAGCGGCATCCGGCAAAGAAATACGATTTAATCCTGAAAAGCCTTTTGTGCTGGAACAGACGATTACTCTTGGCGCAGATAATTATCAAGGTTGCTTGTTGCAACTCGGTGATCTGGAATATTATCTAAACGGAGAAACGATGAAACCTGAAATCAGATATAAAGGGAAGGTATATACCAGCACAAATGTATTGGGAACATCGGATTGTTGGAAAACACAGGCTCGTGGAACCGGTGGCAAGTGGTATACTCCGCAGAAATATGGGGAGGTTCGTTTGAGGATGGAATATAAGAAAGGTGTTTTATGTGTATATATAAATGACTTGCTCGATCAGAGAATTGACTTTGATTGA
- a CDS encoding helix-turn-helix domain-containing protein produces the protein MTTNSLRNIRILLCLFFCFRMAPFIYAGEFLFTTINASQGLSDNQIRYILQLPDGRMVFTTSGNVNLYDGVHFSYLHRTTEYVYPLNQYNGHYRIYQSGDSLLWIKDTHKLMCIDLYREEYIPDLDAYFKNREIQAPVEDLFVDDSGHIWLLIANELLELNNKTRITLPGKYSGKLQDLNADSTSLYLFYDTGEVSCYHIADQKTVYNIAAYPASEQAEYQNTSLVVKSADGFYQLRNGRKGGLFYFNSHERTWKKLFEQNYTLNTLIITPNGEKAYISCVHGFWMIDLHTGTQKYIPLLETGNGQIVSTEISTVFQDRQGGLWLGTFNRGLLYHHPSMHKLTHIGRNAFPVSPEEEINIESFAEDKDGNIYLKAHSRIYRLTANEQKSYVLKSAAIPSVSPEILNRLNPNKNHHFRNKVYNTLYTDTRGWTWAGTPDGLELFTSENDSIPRIFYRENGLSNNFIQGIIEDKYRDIWVTTSNGVTRIHINPENKNISFTRFNQLDGALDGEYIKDAVFSSSDGTLYLGGIDGFSIFHPDKDSIHPMLPDPPVFTALRLYGEKVNTGKEYGNRIILSKAAPYTTEIELDYNQNFLTFEFSALNYINHERTYYRYQLEGIDPQWMSTFAGRQGNATVGKGLLQAVYTNLPPGDYTFKVMASDNPLQWNGKVTAIKLTIHAPWWKTTTAYILYAVILLLIAFTGIRLYIYWSRKEMERKHKEEILLLRIRNLIEQNNSLTCGIEETSPDHQQQDTEESAFLAQAIKLVEQNLHVNGYSVEQLSRDLCMERTGLYRKLVTMLDQSPSLFIRNIRLQRAAQLITEGKLSITEIAEHTGFSSSSYLSKCFQEMYGCRPSEYAEKAKKST, from the coding sequence ATGACTACCAATAGTTTGAGAAACATACGGATTCTGCTCTGCTTATTTTTCTGTTTCAGGATGGCACCGTTCATATATGCCGGTGAATTCCTGTTCACCACCATCAATGCGTCGCAAGGATTGAGTGATAACCAAATACGTTATATCCTCCAGTTGCCCGACGGAAGAATGGTATTCACCACCAGCGGTAATGTAAATCTATACGACGGTGTACATTTCAGCTATCTTCACCGCACCACGGAATACGTATATCCATTAAACCAATATAACGGGCATTACCGCATTTACCAGAGTGGGGATTCTCTGTTATGGATTAAAGATACTCACAAACTGATGTGCATTGACCTGTACAGAGAGGAATACATTCCTGATTTAGATGCTTACTTTAAGAACAGAGAGATACAAGCCCCCGTAGAAGACCTTTTTGTAGACGATTCAGGACACATCTGGCTACTCATAGCTAACGAATTACTGGAATTAAACAACAAGACCCGTATAACCTTGCCCGGCAAGTATTCCGGAAAATTGCAGGACCTGAATGCCGACAGTACCTCCCTATATTTATTCTATGACACAGGCGAAGTGTCCTGTTACCACATAGCCGACCAAAAAACCGTATACAACATAGCCGCTTATCCTGCATCCGAACAGGCTGAATATCAAAATACTTCTCTCGTCGTCAAAAGTGCAGACGGCTTCTATCAACTACGCAACGGGCGTAAAGGCGGTTTATTCTATTTCAATAGCCACGAGCGCACATGGAAAAAACTCTTCGAACAGAACTATACTCTCAACACCCTTATCATTACCCCTAATGGTGAGAAAGCCTATATCAGTTGCGTTCACGGGTTTTGGATGATTGACCTCCACACAGGAACACAAAAATACATCCCCCTATTGGAAACCGGAAACGGACAGATTGTCTCTACCGAAATCAGCACTGTCTTTCAAGACCGACAAGGAGGGTTATGGCTCGGAACTTTCAATCGGGGTTTATTATATCATCACCCGTCCATGCATAAACTGACTCATATAGGTCGCAATGCATTTCCCGTCTCCCCGGAAGAAGAAATCAATATTGAATCTTTCGCCGAAGATAAAGATGGAAATATCTATCTGAAAGCTCATTCCCGAATTTATCGACTGACAGCTAATGAACAAAAATCCTATGTATTAAAGTCAGCAGCTATCCCGTCTGTCTCTCCTGAAATACTGAATCGGTTGAACCCCAACAAGAACCATCATTTCAGAAATAAAGTATACAATACATTATATACCGACACACGCGGCTGGACATGGGCAGGAACTCCTGACGGGCTGGAACTTTTTACCAGCGAAAACGACTCTATCCCACGTATCTTCTATCGTGAAAACGGATTGAGCAATAACTTTATCCAGGGCATTATTGAGGACAAATATCGAGATATCTGGGTAACGACCAGTAACGGTGTCACACGCATCCACATAAATCCGGAGAATAAGAACATCAGTTTCACCCGGTTCAATCAGTTGGACGGTGCTTTGGACGGCGAATACATAAAAGATGCCGTATTCAGTTCTTCCGACGGCACTCTCTATTTGGGTGGTATTGATGGCTTTAGCATATTCCATCCCGACAAGGACTCCATTCATCCGATGCTTCCTGATCCGCCGGTTTTCACAGCCTTACGCTTGTATGGAGAAAAAGTGAATACAGGAAAAGAATATGGCAACCGCATCATCCTGTCCAAGGCTGCTCCTTATACAACCGAAATCGAACTGGACTATAACCAAAACTTCCTGACTTTCGAATTTTCAGCATTGAATTATATCAATCATGAACGCACATACTACCGTTATCAACTGGAAGGTATCGACCCGCAATGGATGAGTACATTTGCAGGAAGACAGGGAAATGCGACTGTAGGGAAAGGTCTTCTTCAAGCTGTTTACACCAATTTACCACCGGGAGATTATACATTCAAAGTCATGGCCTCGGACAATCCTCTTCAGTGGAACGGCAAAGTGACAGCTATAAAATTAACCATCCATGCACCGTGGTGGAAAACAACCACGGCTTATATCCTGTATGCAGTCATTTTATTACTGATTGCTTTCACCGGTATCCGATTGTATATCTATTGGAGCAGAAAGGAAATGGAACGCAAGCATAAAGAAGAGATTCTATTACTCCGTATCCGCAACCTGATCGAACAAAATAATTCTCTAACCTGTGGCATAGAAGAAACGTCTCCCGACCATCAGCAACAGGATACGGAAGAGTCCGCATTTCTGGCACAAGCCATCAAACTGGTGGAACAGAATCTGCACGTCAATGGCTATTCGGTGGAGCAACTAAGCCGCGACCTCTGTATGGAGCGAACGGGATTATACCGCAAACTGGTGACTATGCTCGATCAGTCTCCCAGCCTCTTTATCCGTAACATTCGTCTGCAACGGGCAGCACAACTGATAACAGAGGGCAAGCTAAGTATTACAGAAATTGCGGAACACACAGGTTTTAGCAGTTCCAGTTATTTAAGCAAATGTTTTCAGGAAATGTATGGATGCCGCCCGTCAGAATATGCCGAAAAAGCGAAGAAATCAACGTGA